In Paludibaculum fermentans, the genomic stretch CAGCACGCGGGGGTAGTTCATCCGCATGGGACCCAGAACGGCCATTTTGGTCTGCAGGCCGCCCGGCATCTCCACGGTAATTCCGATGAGTGAGAAGTCGCGCATGGCCGGGTGGGCGTCGCCCAAGCCGATCTGGACTTGAATCCCGTCGGAGCTGTCGGCGAGGAACTGGTCCAGCAGTTCCATCAGCCGTTTCTTCTCCTCGAGTGCGCGGAAAAGGTCGCGCAGCCGCTCCTTGGTGAGGTGCAGGTCGATGCCGACCAGATTGGAGGCGCCTTCGAGGTAGATTTGCGGCACCATCCCGACCTGAAGCAGGCCTTGCGAGTACAGAATGGTGAGCTTGCGCAGCAGCGAGTCGTAGGTGGCGCGCTCTTCCAGCAAGCGGCGGCCGAGTTCGCGGCGGATGTCCTGCAGGCTCCAGCCGCCAAACTCCTGGTTCACATAGTTGCGGATGGAGTTGAGTTCGTCGGGCGAGACGGGTTCCGTCAGATGCGCGACCTGGTTGCGAACGAAGCCATCGCTGGTGACGACGACCATCAGGACCCGCAGTTCCGAGAGGGGCACCAGTTCCAGGTGATCGAGGCACTGGCTGATGGCGGGGATGGCGGCAACAATCCCTACGTTCCGGGTAAGTTCGGTGAGCAGGTGCGAGCTGTGCTCGGCGCGCTCCTCCAGGCTATTGCGCTGGACGAGTTCCTCGCGCAGGCGGTCGAGATTGGCGCCGGGTACACGGGAAGTGGCGATCCCCTGGGCGAAGTGCTTGAACGCCTTGGGTGTAGGGACGCGGCCGGCGGAGGTGTGGGGCTGGTCGAGATAGCCGAGGTCCGCCAGGTCGGCCATGATGTTGCGGATGGTGGCGGCGCTGAGGTTGTCTTTACGCAGACGGGCGATGCTGCGCGACGCAACAGGTTCTCCGGTCTCGATGTACATCTGCACTATGGAGTGCAGCACTTCGATGGTTCGAGGAGACAACATACCCCTATCACCAGATTATAATCACGACTGTGCTGACGCGACGTGCCTTTGCGGCGGGAATCGCTCCGGCGGTGATCACCCGGGGCCAGTCGAAGAGGCGGCCCAACCTGCTGTTTCTGATGGCGGACGACCACGCAGCCTATGTCATGGGGTGCGATGGGAACCGGCAGGCGCTGACTCCGAACCTGGATCAACTGGCCGCCGAGGGGGTCCGCTTCGCGGCCCACCACTGCAATTCTCCTGTGTGTACGCCGTCGCGGCAATCGCTGTTGACGGGGCAGATGCCGCATGCCGCCGGAGTGACGGTGCTGAGTACACCATTGTCGACGGATAAGCCTACCCTGGCCAAGCAGTTACGCACGGCGGGCTACCAGACGGCGGTGTTCGGAAAGATGCACTTCAACCGGGCGGCCGAGCCGGGGTTGCATGGCTTCGACGTGGTCTCGACCGAGGATGTCATCGGACGCGAGTGGCAGCGTGCCGTGAGACCGGCGGCGGTGCCGGACGGGATGCGGACGAAGGCTTTACCGTGGCGTCCATTCCAGACTCCAGCGCGGGAGTGGCTGAATGCCGCGAAGCTCCCCTATCCCTGCCGGGATGCGGAGATGAAGGGAACTTTCATCATCAATCAGGCCATGCGGTACCTGGAAGAGAACGCGAACAGGCAGTTTGCCTGCTGGGTGAGCCTGATGGAGCCGCATTCGCCGTTCGACTTTCCGATCGAGGACGCGGGCGCAATGGATGCGTCCCGATTCCATGTTCCGGAGGTGGGGCCGCGGGATGGGAGCCAGATTCCGCTGATCTTCCGGGACCTCTCGTCGGCGGAGAAGCAGGGGATCGCCGCGGCCTACTACACTTCGGCGCACTTCCTGGACCGGAACATGGGCCGGGTGCTGAAGAAACTGAAGGACTTGCGGCTGGACGAGAACACCCTGGTGGTCTATACGGCGGATCACGGGTACGACTTGGGCCAGCACGGCCGGTTCGAGAAGCATTGCGGGTACGATCCGGCGCTGCGCGTGCCGCTGATCCTGAGGCATCCGGGGAAGATCCGGCCCCGGGTGGTGAGAGAGTTCACGGAGCATTTGGACCTGGCGCCCACGCTGCTGGAGCATCTGGACGCTCCGCCTTTGCCGGTGCAGCACGGGCAGTCGCTATACAAGGGCCGGAAGTTGATTGTCAGCGAGTATCTGGAGAATGAGGAAGTCTTTGTACGGACGGAGCGCTGGAAGCTGTTGTACGGCAGCGGCCGGCGAGCCCGGACGGACGGGTATGTGACTGATAATCCGACCCAGGGACGCAGTACTCGTTTGTTTGACCTGGCGGCGGACCCTGGCGAATTCCAGGATGTCGCCGCGGCGCAGCCGAAGCCGGTGGAAGCATTGAAGAAAGCAGCGTTGCAGCGGTTTCGCGATACGCATCCGGAGGCGGCGCGGGAGCCTTCGCAGGGTGGGGTGGACGATCTGCTGGACTTCTACCTGGTGCCCCGGGACGCTAAGCCTGTACCACCGCGGCCTGCTTGAACATTGCCTCGGTCTCCGGTTTGAGCAGGACCCAGAAGCTGTAGAGTGAGACGGCGGTGCCCAGTGGGAAGTGCAGCAGGTTGATGGCGGCCAGGACCAAGCCCAGGATGCGCGCCCAGGGGCGCACGTAGTAGAGGCCAAATCCTAACACCAGGCAAGGCAAGGACATCACGAGGATCAACGTGATGACGATGGTGGACACCACCTGGATCAATTCGACGGGGATGGCTGCGGCTTCGTCGACTACGTTGGCCAGGAAGACGTGGAGGAATGAGGCTCCGGCGAAGGTGAACACGGCGGCGAGTACGCCGATGCCGCCCAACACGATATTGAACCAGGCGAGTATCCTAACGTGTGTTGCTAAGGGCATGGCGGTTCCTCCTCGGAGACTACACTGTCCATCTTACGACCGGAGAGGCCCAGTCGTTCCCCGAATGTATGCCCTAAAACGGCGGGATAAATGTAGCAGCGGCCGGAGGCGGCGGCATGGGCTAGGACATCCGGACCAGCCGGGTAAGGACAATTCTGAAAGAACAGAATGACATCCTTTGATGTAAAATGTTGGAGTTGCGAGTAATTGCAGAATCGTCCAGACCGTGCCGTCCGCAGGTGCAGTGCACGTATCGCCAGCACCGGCGTCCTCCGATGAGTCGCAACGGCAATCGCGGTTAACGGGAGCGGGCGTAAACCTATGGATTTAATTGGTTCGCTGGCACTTTTCCTGGCCCCTTCGAAGGTCGATCGCTGGACTCGGGCGCTGACTGACAACACGTTTTCCGGCATCCACCAACTGGGTTGGTTTGACTGGCTGCTGCTGGTGCCGTACTTCGTCCTGCTGACGATCCTGGCCATCTATGGGGCGCACCGGTATGCGGTTGTCCGCGGCTATCTAAAGTACAAGCACCGTGTTCCGCTGGTGCCCGAGACCAAGTTTGCAGCACTACCCCGCGTGACGGTCCAACTGCCGCTCTTCAACGAACGGAACGTGGTGGATCAGTTGCTGGAGTCGGTGCTGAAGCTGCGGTACCCCAAGGAACTGCTGGAGATCCAGGTTCTGGACGACTCGACCGACGACACGCATCCTTATACGGAAGCGCTGGTGGCCCGGTTGAAGGCGCAGGGGCATCCGATTGAGTACATTCACCGGACGGATCGGACCGGATTCAAGGCGGGCGCGCTGCAGGCCGGGATGGCGCAGGCAAAGGGTGAGTTCATGGCCGTGTTTGACGCCGACTTCATCCCGCCGGAAGACTTTCTGGAGAAGACGATCCACTTCTTCTCCGATCCGAACATCGGAGTGGTGCAGACCCGATGGACGTATCTCAACCGTGATTTCAGCCTGCTGACGGAAGTGCAGGCGCTGATGCTGGACGGGCATTTCGCGCTCGAGCATGTGGCGCGCTTCGGGCAGGGTTTGTTCTTTAATTTCAACGGGACGGCCGGGATTCTGCGCCGGGTCATGATCAACGATGCCGGCGGCTGGCAGCACGACACGCTGACCGAAGACTCGGACCTGAGCTACCGGGCGCAATTGAAGGGCTGGCGGTTCATCTACCTACCGTGGATTGAATGCCCCAGTGAGCTGCCGGTGGACACGTATGGTTTCCAGGTGCAGCAGCAGCGCTGGGCCAAGGGCCTGACTCAGGTGGCTTTGAAGTTGCTGCCGGCCATCTTCCGCGCGAAGATCGGCTGGCGGGAGAAGGCCGAGGCGTGGTTCCACCTGACGCCGAACCTGAGCTACCCGCTGATGGTGATCGTCTCGGCGCTGATGCTGCCGGTGATGATTGTACGGTTCTATATTGGTTGGGGCCAGATGCTGCTGATCGACGCGCCACTGATCGTTTGTTCGTTCTGGTCTGTCGTCACCTTCTATCTTTTGGCTGAGCACGAGCTGTACCCGAACAATTGGAAAAGGGCGATCTTCATTCTGCCCTTCCTGTTGGCGATGGGGGTGGCCCTGACGATCTCGAACACCAAGGCGGTGATCGAGGCACTGATGGGCAAACAGTCCGCGTTCGTGCGGACGCCGAAGTATGCTCCGAAGGCTGCGGGCAGCCTGGGTGCGACGGCATACAAACGGAAGTCGGGATGGCTGCCCTTTGCCGAGATCGGCATGGGCTGCTTCTTCCTTTTCATGGCTTTGTACTGCATTGAAGTCATGAACTTCTTCGCTCTTCCTTTCCTGATGATCTTCGTCAGCGGGTATTTCTGGGCCGGATTCTCCACGCTTTGGCAGGAGCATCAGGCGCGTCTCCGCTATCAACGCGACTCGGCAAAGGTCGAAGTCGAGGCTATCAGTTAAGGGCCGTCCTACCCGGCACAGAACCGCACGCAGGGAGCCTCTCGCCATGTGCTC encodes the following:
- the hrcA gene encoding heat-inducible transcriptional repressor HrcA, with product MLSPRTIEVLHSIVQMYIETGEPVASRSIARLRKDNLSAATIRNIMADLADLGYLDQPHTSAGRVPTPKAFKHFAQGIATSRVPGANLDRLREELVQRNSLEERAEHSSHLLTELTRNVGIVAAIPAISQCLDHLELVPLSELRVLMVVVTSDGFVRNQVAHLTEPVSPDELNSIRNYVNQEFGGWSLQDIRRELGRRLLEERATYDSLLRKLTILYSQGLLQVGMVPQIYLEGASNLVGIDLHLTKERLRDLFRALEEKKRLMELLDQFLADSSDGIQVQIGLGDAHPAMRDFSLIGITVEMPGGLQTKMAVLGPMRMNYPRVLAAVTHVGLVLKTLPQ
- a CDS encoding glycosyltransferase; the protein is MDLIGSLALFLAPSKVDRWTRALTDNTFSGIHQLGWFDWLLLVPYFVLLTILAIYGAHRYAVVRGYLKYKHRVPLVPETKFAALPRVTVQLPLFNERNVVDQLLESVLKLRYPKELLEIQVLDDSTDDTHPYTEALVARLKAQGHPIEYIHRTDRTGFKAGALQAGMAQAKGEFMAVFDADFIPPEDFLEKTIHFFSDPNIGVVQTRWTYLNRDFSLLTEVQALMLDGHFALEHVARFGQGLFFNFNGTAGILRRVMINDAGGWQHDTLTEDSDLSYRAQLKGWRFIYLPWIECPSELPVDTYGFQVQQQRWAKGLTQVALKLLPAIFRAKIGWREKAEAWFHLTPNLSYPLMVIVSALMLPVMIVRFYIGWGQMLLIDAPLIVCSFWSVVTFYLLAEHELYPNNWKRAIFILPFLLAMGVALTISNTKAVIEALMGKQSAFVRTPKYAPKAAGSLGATAYKRKSGWLPFAEIGMGCFFLFMALYCIEVMNFFALPFLMIFVSGYFWAGFSTLWQEHQARLRYQRDSAKVEVEAIS
- a CDS encoding sulfatase family protein is translated as MLTRRAFAAGIAPAVITRGQSKRRPNLLFLMADDHAAYVMGCDGNRQALTPNLDQLAAEGVRFAAHHCNSPVCTPSRQSLLTGQMPHAAGVTVLSTPLSTDKPTLAKQLRTAGYQTAVFGKMHFNRAAEPGLHGFDVVSTEDVIGREWQRAVRPAAVPDGMRTKALPWRPFQTPAREWLNAAKLPYPCRDAEMKGTFIINQAMRYLEENANRQFACWVSLMEPHSPFDFPIEDAGAMDASRFHVPEVGPRDGSQIPLIFRDLSSAEKQGIAAAYYTSAHFLDRNMGRVLKKLKDLRLDENTLVVYTADHGYDLGQHGRFEKHCGYDPALRVPLILRHPGKIRPRVVREFTEHLDLAPTLLEHLDAPPLPVQHGQSLYKGRKLIVSEYLENEEVFVRTERWKLLYGSGRRARTDGYVTDNPTQGRSTRLFDLAADPGEFQDVAAAQPKPVEALKKAALQRFRDTHPEAAREPSQGGVDDLLDFYLVPRDAKPVPPRPA